A part of Acropora palmata chromosome 8, jaAcrPala1.3, whole genome shotgun sequence genomic DNA contains:
- the LOC141888879 gene encoding GTP cyclohydrolase 1 feedback regulatory protein-like, with protein sequence MPYVLISTQIRLTTGPTICGDEWADTEVMRYLGADLVHNLGNTFKEYISSDPPRVVLNKMDNIGYKVVSSTGVGQTIIWTLYKP encoded by the exons ATGCCTTACGTATTGATTAGTACGCAGATAAGATTG accACAGGGCCAACAATTTGTGGTGACGAATGGGCAGATACAGAAGTGATGAGGTATTTAGGTGCCGATTTGGTCCACAACTTAGGAAATACTTT cAAGGAATACATTTCATCTGATCCGCCCCGTGTTGTGCTGAATAAAATGGACAACATTGGTTACAAAGTTGTATCCAGCACTGGTGTCGGCCAGACAATCATCTGGACATTGTACAAACCATAG
- the LOC141888864 gene encoding LOW QUALITY PROTEIN: dnaJ homolog subfamily C member 17-like (The sequence of the model RefSeq protein was modified relative to this genomic sequence to represent the inferred CDS: deleted 1 base in 1 codon) yields the protein MANWELETCTLSRGEWEQKELIQDGGQNDYYEILGVTRESSEKEITKAYRKKALKCHPDKNPDNKEAAELFHELSKALEVLTDAKARAAYDAVLKAKEKARLRTQALDSKRKKFKQDLEEQEDAAKINKENDETAAKNLQAEIERLREEGSQLLQEQQQFLKEQLKKEMEEVGQDNLSTSIELEDLAPKLKVRWKSKKSDPSNGGYSREVLESILKKYGETSYVIVSSKKKGSAIVEFKSLESARDALKNEKGLADNPLQISWLGAMASATDAAAAGTQVSGSCKTTKADAVESKLTEPPLSSASNTLSDRDYESVVLMKLRQFEERKRLIREMQENDEQ from the exons ATGGCAAACTGGGAACTGGAGACATGTACTCTATCGAGAGGAGAGTGGGAACAGAAAGAGttaatccaagatggcggccaaaatGAC TACTATGAAATTCTTGGAGTTACACGAGAAAGCAGTGAGAAGGAG ATCACTAAGGCGTATCGGAAAAAAGCACTAAAATGTCATCCAGACAAAAACCCTGATAATAAAGAAGCGGCAGAGCTTTTTCATGAACTGTCCAAGGCTCTTGAAGTACTGACTGATGCAAAAGCTAGGGCTGCGTATGATGCTGTACTTAAGGCAAAGGAAAAGGCTAGACTGCGTACACAGGCCCTAGATTCAAAGAGGAAGAAGTTTAAACAAG ATCTCGAAGAACAGGAGGATGCTGCAAagattaataaagaaaatgatgaaaCTGCAGCAAAGAATTTACAAGCAGAA ATAGAAAGACTACGAGAAGAAGGATCTCAGCTTTtgcaagaacaacaacagttCCTCAAGGAacagttaaaaaaagagaTGGAGGAGGTTGGCCAAGATAATTTATCCACTTCAATTGAACTTGAAGACCTTGCTCCAAAATTGAAG GTGAGATGGAAAAGCAAGAAATCGGATCCCTCCAATGGAGGATATTCACGGGAGGTTCTTGAATCCATCTTGAAAAAG TATGGTGAAACTAGTTATGTGATTGTTTCAtccaagaaaaaaggaagtgcTATAGTGGAATTCAAATCTTTGGAAAGTGCA AGAGACgccttgaaaaatgaaaaaggtcTCGCTGATAACCCTCTTCAAATTTCCTGGCTGGGAGCTATGGCATCAGCAACTGATGCAGCAGCTGCCGGCACGCAAGTTTCAGGGTCTTGTAAGACAACTAAAGCAGACGCAGTTGAATCAAAG CTCACTGAGCCACCATTATCATCAGCTAGTAACACGTTATCTGATAGAGATTATGAAAGTGTTGTGCTGATGAAACTTCGCCAGTTTGAAGAGAGGAAACGGCTGATCCGAGAAATGCAAGAAAATGATGAACAGTGA
- the LOC141888861 gene encoding glucose-6-phosphatase 3-like, which produces MDALYDEGIRFILYLQKSWSSWDNEMLFLSKFGDPRNNFLIYFPIFYHWSAELGVSVLWTAVMSEWLNLVLKWMLQGERPYWWVHESSKWMNVTLKQYELTCETGPGSPSGHAMVTSAVFCLVVLWFTQLLRENVQHQSHPISSFLLNVTARSVFFVILSLVSLSRVFIATHFPHQVLLGTIIGLIVATVVKHQKSLLIRISHSAVFCVFFSLSAIGATVLTYLVLAALVYNPSTSVAKAKKWCVKSSYVHLDTTPFYALVRDCGVTAGIGISQSLFSLLTKKIKKGLRDSKMRVQTPLYLQTLKFILSGVLLQLLKTIPLPKSNSLLFYAAGYVRCSFIPIIVIFVVPSILTSWKP; this is translated from the exons ATGGATGCTCTTTACGATGAGGGAATCCGCTTTATCCTCTATTTACAAAAGTCCTGGTCGAGTTGGGACAATGaaatgctctttctttcaaagtttggAGACccaagaaataattttttgatttattttccaATATTCTATCACTGGAGTGCCGAATTAGGGGTTAGCGTTTTGTGGACCGCCGTCATGTCGGAATGGTTAAATCTCGTTCTGAAATG GATGTTGCAAGGGGAAAGGCCCTATTGGTGGGTACATGAGTCATCCAAATGGATGAATGTAACTCTAAAACAATATGAACTGACTTGCGAAACAGGACCAG GGTCCCCATCTGGCCATGCCATGGTTACATCTGCTGTGTTCTGTTTGGTAGTGTTGTGGTTCACACAGTTGTTAAGAGAAAATGTTCAACATCAATCGCATCCTATTAGCAGCTTCCTCCTCAATGTCACTGCAAGGAGTGTGTTCTTTGTTATTCTATCTCTTGTTTCATTATCCAGGGTATTTATCGCTACACACTTTCCACATCAAGTTCTCCTTGGTACCATCATTGGACTAATAGTGGCAACTGTTGTGAAACATCAAAAATCTTTGTTGATAAGAATTTCCCATTCTGCTGTCTTCTGTgtgtttttctctctttcagcCATTGGGGCAACTGTTCTCACTTACCTTGTACTTGCAGCACTTGTATACAATCCCTCAACTTCAGTTGCTAAGGCAAAGAAATGGTGTGTTAAGTCTTCTTATGTGCATCTTGATACAACACCTTTTTACGCCTTGGTACGTGATTGTGGAGTTACAGCAGGGATTGGAATTTCTCAAAGcctgttttctttattaactaagaaaatcaaaaaagGTCTTAGAGATTCTAAGATGAGGGTTCAAACCCCACTATActtgcaaactttgaaattcaTCCTTTCAGGAGTGCTATTGCAACTGTTGAAAACTATACCTTTGCCAAAGTCAAACTCCTTGTTATTTTATGCAGCTGGATATGTCAGGTGTTCGTTTATTCCcattattgtaattttcgtTGTCCCCAGTATTCTAACTTCATGGAAACCTTAA
- the LOC141888877 gene encoding disks large homolog 1-like has translation MDGYNSDNERKKLWDELSSGIKPSRIVVVHLTKGDGGFGFNIRGGLDHPHVGSDPGIFITTVKADSVAGRDGRLEPGDRILALNDIRLDCVTHDVAVNEFRKADESVSLLVEKNAETYLQPCSSASPDDSFVDGPTRLDSAEEEEAPFSSNLVTQFYESKLGALSIGLAVGSLAVFIFLKMYRATKS, from the exons ATGGAT GGCTATAACAGTgacaacgaaagaaaaaaactgtggGACGAGTTGAGCAGCGGCATAAAACCATCTCGCATAGTTGTTGTCCATTTGACAAAGGGAGATGGAG GTTTTGGTTTCAATATTCGAGGAGGCCTTGATCACCCTCATGTGGGGTCAGATCCAGGAATTTTCATAACCACGGTGAAAGCTGACAGTGTTGCAGGGAGAGATGGAAGACTGGAACCCGGTGATAGAATATTGGCA CTAAATGACATTAGGTTGGATTGTGTGACACACGATGTTGCAGTTAACGAATTCCGCAAAGCAGATGAGTCTGTTTCACTTCTTGTAGAAAAGAATGCAGAGACATATCTTCAG CCCTGTTCATCGGCTTCACCAGATGATTCCTTTGTCGATGGTCCAACGAGGCTTGATTCTGCTGAGGAAGAGGAAGCGCCTTTTTCTTCAAACCTTGTCACACAGTTTTATGAATCCAAGCTGGGAGCTTTGTCCATCGGATTGGCTGTCGGTAGTCTAGCAGTGTTTATCTTTCTGAAAATGTACAGGGCTACCAAGTCATAG
- the LOC141888868 gene encoding ubiquinone/menaquinone biosynthesis C-methyltransferase UbiE-like, translating to MDASSPAHAYQKISEVQREHGKKLIHEELQPRPGDIVLDLGCGTGELSAYIAELVAENGKVLGVDPDSERIKLAQSAHKGIKNLTFVEGSTSHFPNLGSENFDLIYSNHVLHWVFNKPEAFKNMFCSLKPGGIIKLNYSDHLPPNIECVFRELNAENYDVILKMFDFQKRSVIEEMCRNAGFDVIKSYDLFFGDVVHKNVDSLLFSFWAATNGVFDPNLATDEIRRSFCDRHSDSEGEVGSISLRRTEMDFYSVMVANKSPHS from the coding sequence ATGGACGCCTCGAGCCCAGCACATGCATATCAGAAAATTTCAGAAGTTCAAAGAGAACACGGCAAAAAGCTGATACATGAGGAGTTACAACCTCGACCAGGAGACATCGTGTTGGATTTAGGATGCGGTACAGGCGAGCTGTCAGCCTACATTGCAGAGCTTGTTGCAGAAAATGGCAAAGTTCTAGGCGTTGACCCGGACAGTGAACGCATAAAACTTGCTCAAAGTGCACACAAAGGGATAAAAAACCTCACATTTGTGGAAGGAAGTACTTCACACTTTCCAAACTTGGGTTCAGAGAACTTCGATTTGATTTATTCAAACCACGTTTTGCACTGGGTTTTCAATAAACCCGAAGCCTTCAAAAACATGTTCTGTAGCTTGAAACCGGgtggaataataaaattaaactacAGTGATCACTTACCTCCAAATATCGAATGTGTCTTTCGAGAGCTGAACGCGGAAAACTATGACGTTATTCTTAAGATGTTCGACTTCCAAAAGAGATCAGTCATTGAAGAAATGTGTAGAAATGCTGGTTTCGATGTTATCAAAAGTTACGACCTTTTCTTTGGAGATGTCGTGCACAAGAATGTCGATAgtttgcttttttcattttgggcaGCAACAAATGGAGTCTTTGATCCCAATCTTGCAACTGACGAAATACGGAGAAGTTTTTGCGATCGCCATAGTGATTCAGAAGGTGAAGTCGGAAGTATTAGTTTGAGGAGAACAGAAATGGATTTTTATAGTGTTATGGTTGCAAACAAATCACCGCATTCATAA
- the LOC141888869 gene encoding demethylmenaquinone methyltransferase-like: MNASSPAHAYQKISEVQREHGKKLIHEELQPRPGDIVLDLGCGTGELSAYIAELVAENGKVLGVDPDSERIKLAQSAHKGIKNLTFVEGSTSHFPNLGSENFDLIYSNHVLHWVFNKPEALSNIFSSLKPGGKVSLCYCDHSLPVFDCAFQDLNPENFDLMLSTFDFQERSVIEEMCRNAGFDTLKSYDVPMEDLVYESGDGVLLFLWATTNDVFDRNLVTDERLRSFCNRHSDLQGKAGGIRLRTTENDFYSVTIAKKPAHS; the protein is encoded by the coding sequence ATGAACGCCTCGAGCCCAGCACATGCATATCAGAAAATTTCAGAAGTTCAAAGAGAACATGGCAAAAAGCTGATACATGAGGAGTTACAACCTCGACCAGGAGACATCGTGTTGGATTTAGGATGCGGTACAGGCGAGCTGTCAGCCTACATTGCAGAGCTTGTTGCAGAAAATGGCAAAGTTCTAGGCGTTGACCCGGACAGTGAACGCATAAAACTTGCTCAAAGTGCACACAAAGGGATAAAAAACCTCACATTTGTGGAAGGAAGTACTTCGCACTTTCCAAACTTGGGTTCAGAGAACTTCGATTTGATTTATTCAAACCACGTTTTGCACTGGGTTTTCAATAAACCCGAAGCTCTCAGCAACATATTCAGTAGCTTGAAGCCGGGTGGAAAAGTAAGTTTATGCTATTGTGATCATTCGCTTCCTGTCTTTGATTGTGCATTTCAGGATTTGAACCCAGAAAACTTTGACCTTATGCTGAGTACGTTTGATTTCCAAGAGCGGTCGGTCATTGAAGAAATGTGCAGAAATGCTGGTTTCGATACACTGAAAAGTTATGATGTTCCTATGGAAGATCTTGTGTACGAAAGTGGCGACGgcgttcttttgtttttatgggCAACAACAAATGACGTGTTCGATCGCAATCTTGTAACTGACGAAAGACTTCGAAGTTTTTGTAATCGCCATAGTGATTTACAAGGTAAAGCAGGAGGTATTAGGTTGAGGACAACAGAAAACGATTTTTATAGTGTCACGATTGCAAAGAAACCAGCGCATTCATGA